From the Chiroxiphia lanceolata isolate bChiLan1 chromosome Z, bChiLan1.pri, whole genome shotgun sequence genome, one window contains:
- the LPL gene encoding lipoprotein lipase isoform X2: MGRKVFLAVLYLCLRWVPALGEAENNFEGIESKFSLRTPAEPDEDICYLVPGQVNSLAQCNFNHTSKTFVVIHGWTVTGMYESWVPKLVAALYKREPDSNVIVVDWLVRAQQHYPVSAAYTKLVGKDVATFIDWMEEQFNYPLNKVHLLGYSLGAHAAGVAGSLTKKKVNRITGLDPAGPTFEYADAPTRLSPDDADFVDVLHTYTRGSPDRSIGIQKPVGHIDIYPNGGGFQPGCNFGEALRLIAEKGFGDMDQLVKCSHERSIHLFIDSLLYEEKPSMAYRCNTKEAFEKGLCLSCRKNRCNNLGYKVNRVRTKRNTKMYLKTRAQMPYKVFHYQVKIHFFGKTNMTKTNQPFLISLYGTLDESEKISFTLPEVSSNKTFSFLIYTEVDIGDLLMLKLQWEKDTLFSWTDWWTPFTFDIQRVRVKSGETQKKVVFCSRDGTSRLSKGEEAAIFVKCSEQPVNRKRGGAKKASKENSAEESA, from the exons aagctgaaaacaaTTTTGAGGGAATCGAGAGCAAGTTTTCCTTACGGACGCCTGCAGAGCCCGATGAGGATATCTGCTACCTGGTACCTGGGCAGGTGAACAGCCTGGCACAGTGCAACTTCAATCACACCAGCAAAACCTTTGTGGTGATCCACGGGTGGACG GTGACAGGGATGTATGAAAGTTGGGTACCAAAGCTTGTGGCTGCTCTGTACAAGAGGGAACCTGATTCAAATGTCATTGTGGTGGACTGGCTAGTTCGAGCTCAGCAGCACTACCCAGTGTCTGCTGCATACACTAAGCTGGTGGGAAAGGATGTTGCTACATTTATTGACTGGATGGAG GAGCAATTCAATTATCCTCTCAACAAAGTCCACTTGCTGGGGTACAGTCTAGGTGCTCATGCTGCTGGGGTTGCTGGGAGCTTGACCAAGAAGAAGGTGAACAGAATTACTG GGCTGGATCCAGCTGGTCCTACCTTTGAGTATGCTGATGCCCCTACACGCCTCTCCCCGGATGATGCTGATTTTGTGGATGTCCTACACACCTACACTCGAGGCTCTCCAGACCGCAGTATTGGGATCCAGAAGCCTGTTGGACACATTGATATTTATCCCAATGGTGGGGGTTTCCAGCCAGGTTGCAACTTTGGAGAAGCACTCCGTCTGATTGCTGAAAAAGGCTTTGGAG ATATGGACCAGCTGGTGAAATGCTCCCATGAACGATCCATTCACCTCTTCATTGACTCCCTCCTCTATGAAGAAAAGCCCAGCATGGCCTATCGCTGCAACACAAAGGAGGCCTTTGAGAAGGGTCTCTGCCTGAGCTGCCGCAAGAACCGCTGCAACAATTTGGGTTACAAGGTCAACAGAGTGAGAACAAAGAGAAACACCAAAATGTACTTGAAGACCCGTGCTCAGATGCCCTATAAAG TCTTTCATTACCAAGTCAAGATCCATTTCTTTGGAAAGACTAATATGACTAAGACAAATCAGCCATTCCTGATCTCTCTCTACGGCACTCTAGATGAGAGTGAGAAAATTTCTTTCACACT GCCTGAAGTCTCCTCAAACAAGACCTTCTCCTTCCTGATTTACACAGAAGTGGACATCGGGGACCTGCTTATGCTGAAGCTGCAGTGGGAGAAAGACACTTTGTTCAGCTGGACTGACTGGTGGACTCCTTTTACATTTGACATCCAGAGAGTCAGAGTGAAGTCAGGAGAAACTCAGAAAAA AGTGGTGTTCTGTTCTCGAGATGGCACCTCACGTCTCAGTAAGGGAGAAGAGGCAGCAATATTCGTGAAGTGCTCGGAGCAGCCCGTcaacaggaaaagaggagg tgcCAAGAAAGCCTCTAAAGAAAATTCCGCTGAAGAATCTGCCTAA
- the LPL gene encoding lipoprotein lipase isoform X1, with protein sequence MGRKVFLAVLYLCLRWVPALGAEAENNFEGIESKFSLRTPAEPDEDICYLVPGQVNSLAQCNFNHTSKTFVVIHGWTVTGMYESWVPKLVAALYKREPDSNVIVVDWLVRAQQHYPVSAAYTKLVGKDVATFIDWMEEQFNYPLNKVHLLGYSLGAHAAGVAGSLTKKKVNRITGLDPAGPTFEYADAPTRLSPDDADFVDVLHTYTRGSPDRSIGIQKPVGHIDIYPNGGGFQPGCNFGEALRLIAEKGFGDMDQLVKCSHERSIHLFIDSLLYEEKPSMAYRCNTKEAFEKGLCLSCRKNRCNNLGYKVNRVRTKRNTKMYLKTRAQMPYKVFHYQVKIHFFGKTNMTKTNQPFLISLYGTLDESEKISFTLPEVSSNKTFSFLIYTEVDIGDLLMLKLQWEKDTLFSWTDWWTPFTFDIQRVRVKSGETQKKVVFCSRDGTSRLSKGEEAAIFVKCSEQPVNRKRGGAKKASKENSAEESA encoded by the exons cagaagctgaaaacaaTTTTGAGGGAATCGAGAGCAAGTTTTCCTTACGGACGCCTGCAGAGCCCGATGAGGATATCTGCTACCTGGTACCTGGGCAGGTGAACAGCCTGGCACAGTGCAACTTCAATCACACCAGCAAAACCTTTGTGGTGATCCACGGGTGGACG GTGACAGGGATGTATGAAAGTTGGGTACCAAAGCTTGTGGCTGCTCTGTACAAGAGGGAACCTGATTCAAATGTCATTGTGGTGGACTGGCTAGTTCGAGCTCAGCAGCACTACCCAGTGTCTGCTGCATACACTAAGCTGGTGGGAAAGGATGTTGCTACATTTATTGACTGGATGGAG GAGCAATTCAATTATCCTCTCAACAAAGTCCACTTGCTGGGGTACAGTCTAGGTGCTCATGCTGCTGGGGTTGCTGGGAGCTTGACCAAGAAGAAGGTGAACAGAATTACTG GGCTGGATCCAGCTGGTCCTACCTTTGAGTATGCTGATGCCCCTACACGCCTCTCCCCGGATGATGCTGATTTTGTGGATGTCCTACACACCTACACTCGAGGCTCTCCAGACCGCAGTATTGGGATCCAGAAGCCTGTTGGACACATTGATATTTATCCCAATGGTGGGGGTTTCCAGCCAGGTTGCAACTTTGGAGAAGCACTCCGTCTGATTGCTGAAAAAGGCTTTGGAG ATATGGACCAGCTGGTGAAATGCTCCCATGAACGATCCATTCACCTCTTCATTGACTCCCTCCTCTATGAAGAAAAGCCCAGCATGGCCTATCGCTGCAACACAAAGGAGGCCTTTGAGAAGGGTCTCTGCCTGAGCTGCCGCAAGAACCGCTGCAACAATTTGGGTTACAAGGTCAACAGAGTGAGAACAAAGAGAAACACCAAAATGTACTTGAAGACCCGTGCTCAGATGCCCTATAAAG TCTTTCATTACCAAGTCAAGATCCATTTCTTTGGAAAGACTAATATGACTAAGACAAATCAGCCATTCCTGATCTCTCTCTACGGCACTCTAGATGAGAGTGAGAAAATTTCTTTCACACT GCCTGAAGTCTCCTCAAACAAGACCTTCTCCTTCCTGATTTACACAGAAGTGGACATCGGGGACCTGCTTATGCTGAAGCTGCAGTGGGAGAAAGACACTTTGTTCAGCTGGACTGACTGGTGGACTCCTTTTACATTTGACATCCAGAGAGTCAGAGTGAAGTCAGGAGAAACTCAGAAAAA AGTGGTGTTCTGTTCTCGAGATGGCACCTCACGTCTCAGTAAGGGAGAAGAGGCAGCAATATTCGTGAAGTGCTCGGAGCAGCCCGTcaacaggaaaagaggagg tgcCAAGAAAGCCTCTAAAGAAAATTCCGCTGAAGAATCTGCCTAA